In Cryptomeria japonica chromosome 5, Sugi_1.0, whole genome shotgun sequence, the genomic window ACAGATCAAGCTTCATAAATTCTCATATATCTCATTAGACTTCATACTTTGCAAGTGCAAACCTTGTTCTGAAATCATTTGATGTGGATCTAGTTTTAAGAAACCAATTAATGGCTGTCAAACTAAACAGCACAATACAAATGCAACGCTGCACAATAGAATAAACACAGAGATGGATATGGAGAACAACAGATCTTTTATTGAATTCAGACGTTCAACTCATACAACAAGGCAAAAGGCCAAATTACAACAGATTAGACTCTATTTACAATTTGCAAAAGATAGAAACTTCACAAATAAAGAGATGTCTTACATTAACAAAGCGATGTGTATTTATCCACATCCAAAACCCGTTACCATCCCTTAAAGATCATGACCAGCCTCTAAAATGAGCGCATTAGTAAGATTGCAACTTATATGCTCAATGCGGattaatgtaatgtccccactttgaaatataatttaataataataaaactaaaattcaaaagaataaaaattaaaattaaattaaaatacacTTATTTAGTACTGATTAATCATCCATTTATTTCTACCAGTAATATAATATGAATTGAATCAGTTAAGCAATATAATATTAACTCAATTAATTAAGCAATATAATATTAATTGATTTCTCTTCCATAATATAATTGATTAAGTAATATATTTATCTAATGTTAATTGATTGATCATTAATACTAGTTTAAGGCAAAGTATTAATTAATAAGGCTATCGGTATACGATAGCAAAGTAGACAAAGGCACCGTTTGAAATGGAAGGAGTCAAGTCCTTCCCTTTGCAACCCCTCACCACCAACGCGCCAATTTAAGGCCCAGCAAATCATTATAAGAGGGCACGGGGGGATATGGGATAGGGACTCACACGTAGAGCAAGGGAATACAGCAGGAAAAACCCAGCAGTCAAACTGATTATTAGAAACAGCACAGTATGGTCTTTGGGACAGTGATAAGTATACAGGGCAGTGCATTACTAATTTAGTATAAGTATTAACAACCCaactaacaataataataaaatatggtCTTATTAATATTGATAAGGTTATGATAATTAAATATGGTTAATATGATACTGTTAataatgcaataagataaatgtgATAGGGTGCTGttaataataagaataatataatataatactattaatataatataaatgtaATATGATATAGTATAATGCTATAAATATATGATATAGTATAAGGCTCTTAATATAATATAATGCTGACAATATCATTGATAATGTAATATGACATAATGACAGTGTAGGTTCCAGACCAAGCTTTATTTGACATAAATGTCCTTCTATTGTTCTTTCTATGTACTAAAATTGTGATTCTAGGACAGAATATAAGAGGGCCcgttaggggacattacaattaatTCACAAGCATGATCTTAGGTGCAGCCTATGTTTTGAAGCAGGTAAAATTTGTTCCGTTGGCCCCAAGCTGATTCTACCTTCTGAGTAGTCCAGCAAAGATTCCAAAATCAAACCTATGCCACTGAGGTGATAATACAGCTGTCCAATGGCTCCTAGGTGCAAGGCCTAAAAGTGCAAATCCAATATAGGAAAGATACGAAGATTGAATCTCAGATCAAGGCACATACACAGATTCCTTGGATGACTTTTGAAATCTTTTAAGGGAATTGAATGACTAGTGATTTTTGAATGATACAACAAATAGACCCATCTCTGATAAAGTTCCATCTATGATCTGGGCAGCAAGTATGATCTGGTCATAACTGCACAACTCGGATTGTTCAGATTGGTTAAGAAAATTGGTAGCCTCCACTGACAATAACTGCATCCCTTTGTGTTAACGCATAAGCACCCAAAGATCTTCATAAACATAATGAAGAAAATGTAAACTCAAACCCCTAACACATACACCCAACctgcaaaacaaagaaagaaagaaaaatctttTTGTTGATTTAAGATTTCTGTACACCAAGGATGCTCCCGCATCAGACTTCAATGTGATTTTAGAATATTTTACCTTCAAAATCTTAAAGACTTAATggacacatttcactcataaaataTTTAGTATAGAAAAGCTTTAGGTTCATGAATCATAATGCTTCTTTTTTATTTCAACTTAACAAAATTCTGAGCAACAAGTTTTCCTTAATAGTTAAAATATAAATGATCACCTGGTATTACCTGCAGACTACAGAAATACGATGAGTTTTCCTTAAAACAAAAAAATGGATATATTATATGCTAAAATTTATATCTAAAAAAGTGAATAAAACAAATTATTCAACAATTATGAAGCACACAAAAAAAGGATGAATAACAGAATCCTAACCAGCAATTCAAAGAATCCTAGTTTGCATGCTCGAGATCCTtggcaataaaatttcacaaaaccTAATTGGCATTTCTTTCATGTAAATAGACTGGAAAACGTTTGTGTTACTCTTAAAAATATCCGGTCCATTCTCATTTTGAACCAACAGATTCAAAATGTTTCCTGATATTTCTAACTGAAGAGAAAATCACTAATAGATAATGTCAGCTCAAGCTGTTTGCTAGGACTCTGATTTGAGGAATCTTGCAATGGTGGCCACTGAGAGAAAAATAAAGGAGAAAATTTAAATAACACAATTGTGATAATCTCCCTTTTACCCTTTTACTTTCTCAACTTTTCTGAATTCTTATCTACCACTGTTACCCATTCATATCTTTCCATTTATCTTCAACCGTGGTTCCATTGTTTCATGAAAAACATTCATGGATTCTGTTCCATCTGTTTTTCTAGAATAAAATATCTGTATTCTATGGCACCTACATTTGTCAATATCCAGATTCTAGAGTAATTCACTCCCTTGAGTACAAATTTTTTTGGAAAGATCTCTTCAATTTCACACAATGTACCTATTATTTTACTTTCCTTGGCATCTACCGTACTATATTGTCTTGCTTGTCAATGCAGTTTTCTAAAAATTATCTACAAGGTAGTCTCTAGCTGAACCGATCAGGATATGCAGTAAAGCAAGATTTAACGCACAGTAGGTTTTTCATTCTTAAAAAATACTAAACCAATTCCTTCTTTAGAAAAATAGAATAGCTTCTTTCTACATGTAATACAAACCAATTGATAGTAATCTTTATCTCCAAGGAAATCACTAAACAATAatatagaagaaagggaagagaaagTACCGCAGTCATGTCATCGGTGAAATAAATATCATAGTCTCCTTTGAAGAAGGAAAAAGGGTCTGCAAGCCAGACCATGTCAACATCATTATACATGACTTGGTAACCAAGCTCTAGTATTTGCAACAGGTGACGAGGTCTGCGAGATGTGAAATTGAAGAAGCCCTATCAGACAAGAAATCAGACCATTAAAACACTACACAAATTTGTCAAGTCATGTCATTCTACAAGCAAACCTCATTACTCAATGTTTATATGAAATTTGAATGCATTGAGTAAAACGCTAAAATAGTTTAGAGCCTTCAAAGAGTAGTGCTTCTAAATGCATGCTTTATTATGGCCTTGCATACACATAACAACTGTAAAACAAAAATTCAATCCAAGATTCATTCATGACAATGTACTTCTTCACCACAAACCTGGGATCCAAAGCGATGTGCCGTCTGCAGATCAGGGACGGGAGGAATAAGTACAGCATGCCCAGGCCATCTTTTATTCACCTTGTAGAGGGTAGCATAATCCTCAGCAATTATGAGAACTTGGTCTTGATGTTTCTGCTTGGTAATGCTGATCAACCAATTATTGAGAAAGGGCAGGTAAGGCTGGCTAACAGCACAGATTATAACAGTTCCATTTTTTGCCACAGTTTGCACTGCCTGATCCAGAGTATACTCCCTCCATTTTAACTCCGACCACCCAGTACCAGTAAACAAAGATACCGGCAATCCAATCCATGGGGAAAAGACGCCCAATATGACAACCAGTGAAAGCAAAATGATTAAGCCTGTGGgattaaaaattgaaattgatctATGGGGAATGTTGGATGTAGAGTTGGCTGATGTGGGTATGGAATTATATGGTTGCTGCTGCTGCCTCTGGTGCAGTTGAGCCATGGCCTTTAAGTTCTCTTTCATCCAAAAAATTAAAAAGCCCTAATGCGATATATTGGCATTGAATTGTTGTAGAGTACAATATTTTTTCCTGGAGAAAAGAAGAAACCAATTAACAAAACTCTTCCAATGATTCGTCGTTCATTGCATAACAAAGATTGAAAGCTGAAAGGAATCATACCAGTTCAGATCTCGCCGGTCCATTGACGTAATATCTCTCGTTTAGATTTATGCTATATGGTGTTTTGATCTAAATGCGGATTGCCGGTCCAGTAGATCATGAAACTACCACAAACCATCAAATTGAATGGAAAACGCGTACTTTTAACTCTGAAAACCAAATCGGTGAACCAAAAAAAATCAGAAATCAATACAAAACGTTCGAGAGATTCTAGATATTATCCGCAGTATAGAGTGTAGCAGTTCTGGTTATTAAACTATGAGTTTGTCGCAAATCTGAATGCG contains:
- the LOC131027772 gene encoding UDP-D-xylose:L-fucose alpha-1,3-D-xylosyltransferase MGP4 isoform X1; the protein is MKENLKAMAQLHQRQQQQPYNSIPTSANSTSNIPHRSISIFNPTGLIILLSLVVILGVFSPWIGLPVSLFTGTGWSELKWREYTLDQAVQTVAKNGTVIICAVSQPYLPFLNNWLISITKQKHQDQVLIIAEDYATLYKVNKRWPGHAVLIPPVPDLQTAHRFGSQGFFNFTSRRPRHLLQILELGYQVMYNDVDMVWLADPFSFFKGDYDIYFTDDMTAVKPLNHSNSLPPPGKKGRTYICSCMIFLRPTSRAKLVMKKWIEELEMQPWSRTAKTNDQPAFNWALNKTADQVRLYLLPQYAFPSGGLYFKNETWRKETEGKHVIIHNNYIVGFDKKIKRFHDFGLWLVDEHARESPLSDITR
- the LOC131027772 gene encoding UDP-D-xylose:L-fucose alpha-1,3-D-xylosyltransferase MGP4 isoform X2: MKENLKAMAQLHQRQQQQPYNSIPTSANSTSNIPHRSISIFNPTGLIILLSLVVILGVFSPWIGLPVSLFTGTGWSELKWREYTLDQAVQTVAKNGTVIICAVSQPYLPFLNNWLISITKQKHQDQVLIIAEDYATLYKVNKRWPGHAVLIPPVPDLQTAHRFGSQGFFNFTSRRPRHLLQILELGYQVMYNDVDMVWLADPFSFFKGDYDIYFTDDMTAVKPLNHSNSLPPPGKKGRTYICSCMIFLRPTSRAKLVMKKWIEELEMQPWSRTAKTNDQPAFNWALNKTADQVVYISRMKHGGKKQKENMLLFITITL